AATacattcttgaaaaaaaaaacatttttttttaagttaagaaatTAGGTTGCATTTGGAAacgtttttgaaaattgtttccaaaaaatagtttttataaacaAGTCTATGTCTATGatgtttttagaattaaaggagaacttgaaattttgtcaaatatgtctataattttttttatagtgcttcatttttatttatttaataatatttgtaaaaaaaaaaaaaaaaagtaaaaacaacgGAAACacctattttcaaaataagttcccaaaaaactgttttaaaaaataaaaataaaaaaatcaaatgtttttcaCCTATAAAAACCAGTTACAAACAtgctcttattttttttagtttatatatatatattggaaattaaggcgaaaatttaataataaaatattcccAACCACATGGGAAAATgacattaattaaatttaaaaaaaaatacaggaCAAACCATATGGGCGGCCAAACAAAATATTCCCAACAGCCCACCAATAATTAAAGGTAGAGGCTCCTAAGCAAAGATTCAAGATCAACAAATGAATGCGGAGAGAGAAGAGTTGATTTCTTCCATCCAAATTCCAAGGGTAGGGAATTCATTTGCTGAAAAATGGATTAATCTAAGCGGAGTGCGTCATTTCATCTGTCTTCTTCACCGATCTGTCATAGTACTCCACCGCAGCAGCCCCCGCCAATGCAGCCAGCGTCAAAGCCTGAGCGTGCAACCTGGTTactcatatttattatttgaaacccAAAAAATAAGTTAGCAAATAAGCAAAAGTTTGAACTCCAAGATCCAAAATCCACAAAGCaagagaaatgatgaaaatttgaaaatacttagttgaaaacttgaaaatacGCTCTTAAATTTAAGGATGAATCACTCAAATAATGACTTTTAGAATAAACCATATAGAATATCATAAAAAgattaatctatttttattcatcactaattggtttttaaatgaaatgatcaaaGCTTCTTGGTTTCATAACCAAGGTCATTTTAGCCTACCTCTCCAACTACTACTTGGTTTTCCAACGagattaaagtttttttatataagagtgaCGGTCATGAGTTTGAAACACGAGAACATTTTTAGATGAGATAGTCAAAATCCGATCCaagaataaaatcataaattcaaaaaaCTTTGATACATCTTATAAAATTGCAATgaatagtttttatatattattttaagtttattatgttttttaactctttataaagagattaaataatttttaaaatatattttaaattaattttaattatattttttcttctttttttacaataagtttttgagaaaaatcTAATATAAACATAGAAGGATATTTATGTTTACCTCCTAGGGGTAGAATTGAGTTTAATACAACTTCTAAAGTATATttgggtttttgaaaattaaagagaaaatatggagaaaataaaataaaaagaaaaaaattcctatcaaacccatattaattatttttcttcttttacaaataatttaaaaatgtattttccaaatttactttacatgaatgaaaattatcattattttccaTAGGACTATAGGAGTACCtttaaaacttcattttcaaaagcaaatcaaaagttgaaaatttttcaaaaaaaacaaaagggctTCTTTGTTCAATCACTTTCCTTCCCCATTTTTTCCCGAGAAACAAACAGAGGGTGCTTCTGATCCACATAACTCCACAACAACCCTTACGAATGCAAACAAACACAAAAGATAGAGAaagcagaaaaaataaaaataaaaaagaccaTACCTAGCGTGGATGATCTTGACGCTGGTCTTCATACCGGGTTGAGACCAGTTGTAGGCAATTGAACCCCCGATTCCGCTAAGCCATAAACATCCTTTTCCAGATTCcatcaaatcaaacaaaatcaaaaaacaaaaaccaaaagaaaatccaaaaccAAATGGATTTTCTGTTTTCACGGAAAActgaaggaaataaataaataaataaataaaaagcaacgAGAAAAGTACCAACAGATCGAAGCTTGTTCTCCACCACCCACTTCCTAATCGATGCACCCATGCTCATAGATTCAGCCATTTTCCAGAGAGGATTGAGAAATAGAACGCAGACCTCGACACCGcaagaatttgaatttatatgaCCTACGAACACCTCCCAGAAGACGAAGACAACTTCGATTCATCAAGCTATAAAAAACTGTGGGCGAACGTCTTTTGGGCTTTAATCTAATGTTCGTTATTCTGAAGTGATTTCTTCAACTTCCAATAACATGGTGACACGTCATCACTTTGAGGAGTTTTTGGTAATTGCAGAGTAGTTATGAGGGTGTTTAGTCGAAAGAGGTCCTCTAATTTTACATGATGCCGTCGTGGCTTTTATCTATTGGTTGCCTTGAAAATTTGCAGGTTGCTTGAAATCCAAGCTAGAGCACGGCTTCTTAATTTCTACCACGGAAGAGTTAAAAAGATAAGGGCCTGTTTGGATTACCGTCCGAAACAAAAATCCTCGTTTTAAGGGTTTTCATTTAAATAGCAAATTtatatagaaagaaaatcttAATATGTACATTACTTTTGAtagagaattttctattttttcgtaactctttaataatattataaattgaaaattaatagtGGTGTGCTCGAGAAGGTCATCCCCGCCTAGATTATTATTggttagaaataataaatatatctcgatcatctaaaagaaaataagatatatatatattttaaaatattatatcttattttacAATAGTTAGTTAATACGGTACTTctttttattatctaaaatcaaaataacatgtaaataaaaattaaaattttataaaaataaaatatttattaataaaattttaaggttaAATTTGTTTTACGGGAAAAGATAAATTAAGATATGTCtatcttataatattatatttcattggATAAGATATACATATTTAATAAGATGTATTATATcgcatttatatttaatttttaaaattaaaaaaattgaaatagaacatatattattttaaatattcaataattgtttaaaataaaaattgtattgctaaaaaaatatgaaatttgtctTACATTTAGTAGTATTTAGAAATTGTTCAATAATTTgaactttaataaataaatatttatttacttattaaaaatattcatgattaaaatatttaaaacttataaataaaaaatttatattatgttattcattacataaaaaaattatatattaaataagacatatattagtattatttcacaatatattttataaatatttttatcatgcttatatttatttttttaaatgactaaaaaaatgaaatggaatatatattatttttcaatgtttaataatagtttaaaataaaataaaaaaatttcgcATTCTAATATTTGCTATAAAAAAGTATATGAAATTTCTCACATTTAATGctatttagaaaatttcaataatttaaaatttaataaataaataattacttattttttaataatatttatgactaaaatatttaaaattttataaataaaaatgtcatATTATGTTGttcaatacataaaaataatttatatattaaataatacatatatttgtattattttacaatatattttataaatatttttaattcttctttatagtttataatttttttttagttcttttttttttaactggaaatttaatttttctaatcaaaattttttatttgataaaataagtaataaaaaaacaatttatgatatataagatatgtatattttatattttaactttgGATTAACATACTTTATATACGAGGGATATCAAAAAGATGATTAATTATATATCTTATCATTTATtatatctcatatttagtttaacataaaataaaataaatgatgagataATTTATCCATTCTCCATGGAGCACTAAGCTTGGATATTTAAATGGTATTCATCATTTTAGGTCCATGCACGGTTTCtcactaattatttttagacaagttttttttttttgtcaaagatATTTTCTCTTAGGGTTTGTTGTTGAGAAGAAAAAAGctcataaaaaaagaaaagaaaaaaaatgaatgtgaTAAGAGAATAATCAAAAGGATGTTTTTGgtaaattgaaatttgtaaGTGATGTCtggtcattattttaaattggatGATGCATAAGTGGGATGgatgtaaagaaaaatttgatGGATGCAAATATGatttccttaaaataaaatgcatttgaatcattttagattgaaaaagtaaaaaaccgatcatatttttaaaatattttcattatgctATCACAATTTTCCTATGTTTTATTGAGTTTTAACTTTGGTATGGGCAAATAATATAACTCTCCCATAAATTGAtaccaaaaaaatttgaaatcaatgttTAAAACTAGTCAAATTTATCCATGTAACAATAAGATGTAAAAGCTTTTATTAATATCTCTAgttaacaaaaatatgaagtaCAAAGGGCAAAAcccatgaaaaaatatatatttataaatcctaagAAATTCTAAATGGTAGTAAAGAACCCAATTAAATTTGGTGTCAATTTTGGCTTAATCTTCATCTTTAAAATCATCGTTTTCTATAGAACTTGAAGTTTCTTCATAATCGCCAATCTCTTTAGAATTTGAAGTTTCTTCATAATCGTCAATCCCTTTAGAACTTGAAGTTTCTTCATAATCGCCAATCCCTTTGCAACTTAAAGCTTCTTCATAATTATTAATCTCTGTGGAGTTTGAAGCGTCTTCATGATCACTAATCTCTGTGGAGGTTGAAGCTTTCTCAAGAAGTTGTTCAGACTTCATATATTCAGATTTCAGGTAAAAAACCTAAAACCATAGACAATAGAAAAGATGTTAGTGTATAGATTTTATGAACTTAATTACTAAATACCCCGATCATAAAAAGAACTTGCATGATATCAATGGTTTAAAATAAGACGACATTAAGATggatttgaataaaataattgtatacattaatcaaagaaatttaatatttatttataaaacccTTTTGATCAACCAAAATTAAGCATATAATGCTTAGTACAAGAAAAGTTAGAAGacaatacttaaattaaatcgaaattgttattttattcataaacaAGTATCAAGACTTACATCATGATTGAATAATGATCCGGGTTGGAATTCCATGTAACGTGGTCGACTTTCTTCTCTATGTGATGATGAATTGACGTCATCGTCATCGATAGACTTCCAATTCCAGACAGAAAGAAACGAGTCATCATATTCCAAAAATGATGTGAGTCTTGAGTAATCAATAGTTTGTTGTTGGTGGTGGTGCTCTTGGTGCAAATTTTGCAGGTGAAGTTGTGGTATTATTTGCCTAAAATGTGGTGAAAAGCACGAGGAACCTCCTTCCATGTtactttgcttttctcctcctcctcttccacTCATGAttcttcttaaaattaaaacaagatttGGTGTGATTTCGGATATATATAAGCTAATGGGTATAAGGATAGAGGATGTGTACTCGGAGTGGGATTAGTGAAGGTTGAGTTTGATCCAAATTCTAATATGACAAAGAAA
Above is a genomic segment from Vitis riparia cultivar Riparia Gloire de Montpellier isolate 1030 chromosome 14, EGFV_Vit.rip_1.0, whole genome shotgun sequence containing:
- the LOC117929837 gene encoding uncharacterized protein LOC117929837, whose product is MAESMSMGASIRKWVVENKLRSVGCLWLSGIGGSIAYNWSQPGMKTSVKIIHARLHAQALTLAALAGAAAVEYYDRSVKKTDEMTHSA